The Carettochelys insculpta isolate YL-2023 chromosome 18, ASM3395843v1, whole genome shotgun sequence genome window below encodes:
- the RFLNA gene encoding refilin-A isoform X3 → MESLGAQRPYRIPYLLLNSAVPEMRPRMFPVFFGESIEVNPEPVQEIRCNSEVKYDSEKHYRDDIFYGPIPTVTAYRETVIATPNCTWRNYKSQLIFEPRQKPLRFQSTTIIFPKRAKNVYRTTLTYSLGCAKRWFASSVQLELCEETSPCVIYSKTL, encoded by the exons ATCCCTTACCTCCTTCTGAACTCTGCTGTGCCAGAGATGAGGCCTCGAATGTTCCCGGTGTTCTTCGGTGAAAGCATTGAGGTCAACCCTGAACCTGTGCAGGAAATTAG ATGCAACTCAGAGGTGAAATATGACTCAGAGAAACACTACAGGGATGACATCTTCTATGGCCCCATCCCCACCGTCACCGCCTACCGCGAGACCGTCATTGCTACGCCCAACTGCACCTGGCGAAACTACAAGTCACAGCTGATCTTTGAGCCCCGCCAGAAGCCCCTGCGATTCCAGAGCACGACCATCATCTTCCCCAAACGTGCCAAGAACGTTTACCGAACCACCCTCACCTACAGCCTGGGCTGCGCCAAGCGCTGGTTCGCATCCagcgtgcagctggagctctgcgaGGAGACCAGCCCCTGTGTCATCTACAGCAAGACCCTTTAA